TTTTCATCTACTCCTTCCGTTCCAGCAGTTGATACTGAAGCAACAAGGTTTTGGTCGTCACTGATAGCAGGCTCGTTTGAGTCGGCTGCATCAGCCCTATCCCCAGTCCTCTCCCTCGGTTTCCCAAAGGTCCTAATGGTGTTTGCTGCAACTCCATGTGAAAAAGCAACTTGTGCCGAAGCTGTAAGTTTCCAAATGAGTTTGATGCTAATGAGCGACGATGATGAAGATACCAACCACTTAATATTTCTCTATCCAATATCATTAAATCATCGATGCTTGTtcattaaaatacttttatgtgAGGTTGGACATGAAATAATTGACACTTGTTCGACAAATTTGCAAACGAAAGAAAGTGCGGAAAAGAGATTACACTTTTTCTCCACCTTTGATCCTCGCCTTGTTAGATGCTCCTACACATTGAATAACGATATATAGCGGTAAGAACATCAGGAATGCAATTTTCCGATTGTTAAGTTACAGGATAACCGACAAAGTCGTCCTATAAGTCCACGAGGGATGCTGTAGCCTGTAGTCCTGGCCGGAgccaaacacacacaaactcttttttgtacttcaaaagaaaaataaaagaaaaaaaacttagTAACGTAATAATGACAACTTAGTTGTTAATctcatcaattaatttcaaactatAATCACTACGACTCAAGCAAAATGGTCCTCCAATCCAATGTTGCTAGTTGCTATTCTCCACCACCcagaaagaatatataaatatttttcataattattaaaaaaaataaaaaattgaagtccCTATCTCCTTTACAAAAATTGAGTAGCAGTTTCAGTAGATTTGACTATAAAAAAAGGTaagccaaactcgtaaaacaccaaattacaatttaatatatatataaatatatacacactacATACTTGTAGAGAGAGCAAAatgagagagcgagagagagagagagatacaTGAACTTTGCGAGTGAGAAACTGTTGTGTTTGCTCATCATCGCTATCATCCTGAGCAGCTGTTTCACTACAAccacattttcaatttcaggattaaaatttaaacttaaaaacaaaacaattgtAATATAAACCAATGATTGGGTTTTTAAGAGTACGATTTAGCGGTGAGGGGTTGCGGTGCTCTGCGAGGGGGTCCTTTTGGTGCAAATTTGACCTGAAAAAACAGTATATGAATAGTTAAAAACAgcgaaattaattaaattaaggtTATAATGAGGTTGGAAATTGAAGATTTAAAGGGAATGGAAAGGAAAATGAAGCGCAGACCTTCCTCGGCGTGGATGAAGGCGGATCTGGATCCATGCACCCGGCGAACACTTTTCAAAATCGCTGAATCTGCGGGGGAGGAAACAATTCCGATAAGATGACATCAAATGATCGGAGAATTCAAGCTACTTTCTGCAAAATTCTGGGTTAGGGTTGACGAAGACGACgatgaaagaaagagaagagggAAAAAGGGAAGGGCGAGAGTCGAACCTGAGATCACGAGTAGAAAATTTTGGAAGTCTTGCCAACTGACCACGTGCCTAGTTTTGTAGTATCCCAGgagatatttttcaaaatctgtAGCATCAGTGACAATCTTTAGTTCGCTCAAGGTCATTAAAGTAAAAAGCACATTGCAAGAGAGTCGCATGATCATATCAAAGTTCAAATAATCGATTTGTCATGCTACTAGAAATGTCAAGAGAATTAAATAAAGGATAAGACGAAATTGCACACTTGAATGACaagtttgttatatttaaacttttagataCTCCACTCAGTGATTGTTAAATAAggaaattgaataatatataattttgtcttaAAATTTGTTCGAGCGTGTTTCCTCTAGCTGTTTCGTTTCATCAAAAGGGAATGAGATTTTCTTCTTGAACCCATTTTTATCCACATTAATAGCAAAGTTGTGGTTATGGAATTCCAACCATCAGTTATAGTAAAAAAGTAgggataatttgtataaataattacgatattttttttatgaatgtatgtatattttaagagattgaaataatttatgcaaataaataataaatcaaggAATATAGATGTAAATTctattattagtatatattgcAAGAAAGCCTCATAGCAAATTCTGTCAACAATATTAGTGGAAGGTCTTAGATTTTGTACTTGAATACAACTgcagaattttaaatataatgctacaaaaataattaaaactacaaGGAAACAAAATGAGATAACTcatatagcaaaaaaaatgactCCTCATTTAGATTATTTAAACGATATTCTACTTATTTACCTCAAGAAAAAAGCTCAAACTCATCAAAATCTCAATAAAAACCAAACAAtagcctctctctctctctctctctctctcacacacacacacaaaatcataataatggGCCGTTGATCATGAAAATTACTCCGAATAATGCCCATTGGGCTTTCCAACAGCGAAAGGCCCACCGTCCCATTGGGCCTTCTGATGACACCCGTCGATGACAGCCGACAACTGGTACGGCGGAGCATCCGACGCCAGCCACTGATCCACATAGAAAATGGACTGGCCGCAGCCCATATGGGGTCCGGTAGAGGTTACCTCAACATAATCACAAAACCAACCGTGATGGTGCCCCGACCCGTCAGAAGTCACATTAAGCCTGCAAATGGGCCTCCCAATACATGGGCCCCGACCCGTAAAGACATCGAGATTTGCCCTCTCGAAGTAGTCGTGTTTGCGGCCCATGAGGCCCCAGTCAGTTAGATCCGGTATCCAAACGGATCCCCCACTGGAATCGCCGAGCGCGATGCTGATCCGGGCGTCGGTTCCGGCCTTTATGATAGAACCGGTTTGAACGTAGAGAGTGTAGACGCAGTCAGCCTGCGACATTAGGGATACGAAAATCGTGAAATCATCATGGCAtattagagagagaaagagagagagagacgagAAAAGTTGCACTTACAGAAGAAGAGGAGGCAGGTGGGGGGAAAGAGAGAAGGTGAAGGGCAGTGAGAAGAAGTGGTGAGAAGAAATGGCGACTtgtcatcttttttttatctaaagaAAAAGTGCTGTTGTTCCTTTACTTATTGAAGGAAGATTGCCAGTATTTGGATTGATATTTATAGAGGTAGTTGTTTGTAAATTGGTAGTGGTGAGGATTGTGGTTGAAAAGGTAATAACCAACTGAATAATtccaattttttgataattagaAATCccattgaaataataaatcacaGTTATGGGACTAGATTGATTTAGTTAACCCAAGTCAACACTAACATTTGATTGTAAAAGGACACCAACATCCTTCAAATGTTGATGTTTAATTGCATCTTATAAGGTTATTTTAGGTAATTTGCTTGTTAGTCTCATCTTTAATACAAGGTGGTGTAAACATTGTATAAATACATTGGAATTTTGCAGTCCTTCCCTCAATACTAATTTTAGTAAATGTTGGAAATTTTGCAAACACTTTAGACAGCCCATGTGATTTTCTTTCAGGTTGAGATGGCGCTGTAAAACATAGTCATGAAATAGCCTCAACTATGAGACCAGTTTTGCCtaaattattaactatgaGATTAAAGATTCAAATTTCGACAATGTGATTAGTTATCTcatttaacataaaattaatacttaatatttgagtgagatatatattaactaaagTGTaaagtaaatttgttgaaattatgaTGCAACTTTTGCCTAAATTATTAACTAGAAACAGTTACCCTCGTGGGCTTGTACCATAACAGACTTCCATTACAATTTTCTCTggaaattcaagaaagaagCAGACTTCTTGTGTGTTGGACTGacaaattatttacttacctcaattATGTGCCAACAAATTTGGATTGTCTCAACAAAGAGCACAAAGGATTTTCATCCGGAGCCACAGGCTTAAGGAAACCAAAATAAGGTCAAACTATGATACatgtcattataatttatgatgaCAATATGACACGAGAACCAACACACCCAAATAGTCCATTTAAACATGAAACCACCCAAATTAACACCTAGAATACCCTTATAATTATGGAATAAGTCCAATAgagtgttttttcttttggacaTTTATGTACAAAGAACGATGATTGCAGCATTTAGCTGAGAGTAATGCTGTATAAGAGCTTTGAGGTTTCATGATATTTGCCCGCAACATTCTGCAAGAAGTAGACAATAAGTAAGAATCGTCAATCAGAAAGAAGTCAAAAACGAGAAGGAAAGTAGCAGCAACAGCTGTTTATGAAACACTTGCAAAGTAGCAGCACATTCGATTTTCATTTAGCAACAGCCAAGAGGGCGACAAGGAAATGAACCATACGAGTGCAGATTAAAGGATGcgtatttattaatatacagCAAAACAATCTCAGAGAAGATTACCTTGAAATCAGGAGCTAGAGCTACCCAGATCAAAGTCCATTGTATAATCATATTCTATGGTAGGGATCACAGAAGCCacaaatttcaagaacaagaagagGTACCTGTGAGAAGAAATGCTTAGGATACACATAAATGGgacaaaacataaaaagagTGGCAAATCCTACTATTTCATATTCAGTCAAGTTATAATAGAAGCTATGCAAATAACGCTGCTAAACTGATCTCCGTACACCAAGATCGAATTGATCTTGTAATTTACCAAAGCACGAAGTTGTTAGATGAAGCTCAGAGTTGAATAAGATGTGAACAAGCAGAACATGATAGAATTCTTTATTGACGACAGGAACTAACTGTGGTTTCTCAAATAGGCAGGCAGAGTAAACAAATTACTTGTCAACTTCGGGCTCTACTCCTCTTGACATTAGCACAtcaatgatttttttcattacaGCACCATGGCGGCATGGATGTACAGAAGCATGCTTGCCAGGCAAGTGCGGATGGTCTTCAATTGTCACCTGGCAATGTAGAGATACGGCATTCATGAATAAACAATAAGAGAAGTACTATAATCAaacaatttaaagaaataataagtCCTTCAAACAACACCCTCCCCAATCCTTGCTACCCTCTGTGagattcataaaattaaaaacgataaaatcaagaagatgCCATCTATTAGTAGAGGATAGCCAAGTAAAAATTAACTTCCAATTATGAGATCCAGCACCCAAAAATTGCTGAAACCATACTCACCGTTTTGCGTGCGTGGTCTTGACTAACATCTTCAAGGACAAGTTCTGGTTGCAACAGCATCCTTGACTGTAACAGATGGCAAGGATAAacaattcaattcaaaaaacTGTCAAATCAGGACTTAGATGACATCATCACCTATTTGCATGCTTTAAATTCAGCTGAATAACATATAATTGCAAGTTGCAACcaaaacataaaagtaaataggccacagaaaaattgaatgttgACCTCATCATATCCAGTGAGCCAGACCCTGGGTGTTTGGTAGTATTTGTCATACCTAAGAGAGAGCCAGTCAGAGATCGTGGCAGAAACATAAGTAATTGAACATTTTCAATGTTAAAATTGGCTTACGTGATGCTAACATCATATGTTCGGGTTCGCAGAATGTTGTCATCATCAGGTTCATGAGCCACAAGGTACGCAGTCTGAAGGGTTGCCTGCATTAATCGCGCAAATCGAATCGACATGTgcaaaaaattgttattgttTCTTATAGTGATTAGAGAGAACTACTGATTCAAATTGAGcaacaaacacaaaaaaattaaatacatcaTCCAAATGTACAGAAACTGCATTGTAACTTCAATcattcttctccttcttcttgTTTTCAGTAAAGTTGTActttaattgtttttgtaTAGCCTGAAATTTTAGGTATGCTCAGGATGTAACTTACAGGATCATTTTCAACAAGGTTGTCTGCTTCTTCAAATTCTTCCATGTCTGGAatctcctcctcttcctctccTCCAAAGTAAGATGAAATTGACTGAATTGTATTCTTCTTGCTTATATCTAATGTCTCCATGGAGGGTAAATTTTCATCC
This region of Sesamum indicum cultivar Zhongzhi No. 13 linkage group LG4, S_indicum_v1.0, whole genome shotgun sequence genomic DNA includes:
- the LOC105160624 gene encoding PLAT domain-containing protein 3-like translates to MTSRHFFSPLLLTALHLLSFPPPASSSSADCVYTLYVQTGSIIKAGTDARISIALGDSSGGSVWIPDLTDWGLMGRKHDYFERANLDVFTGRGPCIGRPICRLNVTSDGSGHHHGWFCDYVEVTSTGPHMGCGQSIFYVDQWLASDAPPYQLSAVIDGCHQKAQWDGGPFAVGKPNGHYSE
- the LOC105160625 gene encoding autophagy-related protein 3, whose amino-acid sequence is MVLTQKIHEAFKGTVERITSPRTVSAFKEKGVLSINEFIVAGDNLVSKCPTWSWESGEPSKRKSYLPQDKQFLITRNVPCLRRASSIEEEYEAAGGEVLLDNEDNDGWLATHGKPKENKDNEDENLPSMETLDISKKNTIQSISSYFGGEEEEEIPDMEEFEEADNLVENDPATLQTAYLVAHEPDDDNILRTRTYDVSITYDKYYQTPRVWLTGYDESRMLLQPELVLEDVSQDHARKTVTIEDHPHLPGKHASVHPCRHGAVMKKIIDVLMSRGVEPEVDKYLFLFLKFVASVIPTIEYDYTMDFDLGSSSS